A genomic segment from Odontesthes bonariensis isolate fOdoBon6 chromosome 8, fOdoBon6.hap1, whole genome shotgun sequence encodes:
- the morn2 gene encoding MORN repeat-containing protein 2 — protein sequence MSDKKEEDSLRSDGDGPIRVSFIFPNGDRYEGECSRSASGVLVRSGKGKHISASGITYIGEWCEDKMQGRGLMQHPSGALYEGEFKDNMYHGTGTYTFTDGSVYKGPFHENRLQGEGTFTDKQGVVWTGEFHGKAALGLKMQHTL from the exons ATGTCTG ACAAGAAAGAGGAAGATTCTTTGAGAAGTGATG GAGATGGACCCATAAGGGTTTCCTTCATCTTCCCAAATGGAGACAGATATG AGGGGGAATGCAGCAGATCTGCATCTGGAGTGCTGGTGAGGAGTGGCAAAGGAAAGCACATCTCAGCCAGTGGAATCACGTACATCGGAGAGTGGTGTGAGGACAAA ATGCAGGGCAGAGGACTCATGCAGCATCCCTCCGGAGCGCTTTATGAAGGAGAATTCAAGGACAACATGTACCACGGCACGGGAACGTACACTTTCACAGACGGCTCCGTGTATAAAGGCCCCTTTCATGAAAACAG GTTGCAGGGAGAGGGGACTTTCACCGACAAACAGGGAGTGGTTTGGACCGGAGAGTTCCACGGCAAAGCAGCTCTTGGCCTCAAGATGCAACACACCCTTTAA
- the dhx57 gene encoding putative ATP-dependent RNA helicase DHX57, translating to MPLQKIFMTNENQEQLKELLRELQTQDSEEPYEESDSDYSGLEEEDEEFDELDPREEGQFWATNDEPVERAESPEYDPEVDERPTPEPVISLFAIGKLCRYGFDRERSKQALESGGGEFGATLEQLLHDVFSERYGQKAVSPDGVQGVPMDECLSQRQEEALALAAIYGERFNERIANAVWRVTLDLSFLSHDAAKNGGQTGGRHAGGAANSRGICRFYLRDQGCRFGDKCRFRHELQGKERSEAGSSNPQGPSQPGFTSYSPPEYELEVRFPKGNRYPHQAPIVAFSTNDESVGAAGRLSVTERLFREALAAAKSSEPVVYTLITMCEDEVCMKELLAVSHHKYSTLPPVVVAPPPSVAAAKSKSVRSSSSEEGRTNSTTSSSNYSNSRKAANSQRTADLKETLEAEELDEREDDPEVEAVPVESESYVNLRKKMVNKHNQKMDNLLQENGKLCREFRRKQSSRRFRSMLEQRRNLPAWKEKENILDVLDSSQVLVISGMTGCGKTTQIPQFILDDSLSGPAEQVANIICTQPRRISAISVSQRVAQERAESLGNSVGYQIRLESVRSSATRLLYCTTGVLLRRLEGEADLRGVTHVIVDEVHERTEESDFLLLVLKDLTVQRPDLKIILMSATLNANLFSEYFCNCPTVHIPGRTFPVDQLFLEDAIAKTNFVLEDGSPYTRSGTSGGWGNKGGQRDAVDDLGDDVWNYMCFSKKDFVKDSIPDQQLNLQELTVRYKDTKKSVLKTIAAMDLDKINMDLVESLLEWIVDGKHNYPPGAVLVFMPGLAEIKMLYEQLQSNRMFNNRGASRCTVYPLHSTLSNEEQQAVFSRPPQGVTKIIISTNIAETSVTIDDVVYVIDSGKMKEKRYDATKSMESLEDSWVSRANAVQRKGRAGRVASGVCFHLFTSHCFQHQLAEQQLPEIQRVPLEQLCLRIKILDVFAEQPLERVFSRLIEPPAMESLDAAKQRLQDLGALTADEKLTPLGYHLACLPVDVRIGKLMLFGAIFRCLDPALTIAASLAFKSPFVSPWDKREEANEKKLGFAVANSDHLALCQAYKGWCNAAKNGNQASFYYCRENFLSWRGLQEIASLKRQFAELLSDIGFIKEGLRARIIERMSSKGTDGVLEATGPEANLNSGNIRLMSAMLCAALYPNVVQVHAPQGNYKLTSKGAMKMQPKANELRYVTKNDGCVHVHPSSVNYTVRHYDSPYLVYHEKVKTSRVFIRDCSMVSVYPLVLFGGGQVNVELHKGQFVISLDDGWIRFAAASHQVAELVKELRWELDQLLEDKIRSPSMDLCSCPRGSRIIHMIVHLVTTQ from the exons ATGCCCTTACAGAAGATCTTCATGACCAATGAGAACCAAGAGCAGCTCAAGGAGTTACTGCGGGAACTGCAGACGCAGGATTCTGAGGAGCCCTACGA AGAATCGGACTCGGATTACTCTGGTCTGGAAGAAGAGGACGAGGAATTTGATGAACTGGATCCCCGTGAAGAAGGCCAGTTTTGGGCCACGAACGACGAGCCTGTGGAGAGAGCAGAAAGCCCCGAATACGACCCGGAAGTTGATGAGCGTCCCACCCCTGAGCCTGTCATCTCCTTATTCGCCATCGGAAAACTCTGCAG GTATGGATTTGATCGGGAGCGCAGTAAGCAGGCGCTGGAGTCCGGTGGCGGAGAGTTCGGGGCAACCTTGGAGCAGCTGCTCCACGATGTTTTCAGTGAGCGCTACGGACAGAAAGCCGTTTCCCCTGACGGCGTTCAGGGGGTGCCGATGGACGAGTGCTTGAGtcagaggcaggaggaggctCTGGCGCTAGCCGCCATTTATGGGGAGCGCTTCAATGAGCGCATCGCCAACGCAGTCTGGAGAGTGACCCTGGATCTGTCGTTCCTCTCACACGATGCTGCCAAGAACGGAGGACAGACCGGAGGTCGACACGCGGGAGGGGCTGCCAACAGTCGGGGCATCTGCAGATTCTACCTGAGAGACCAAGGCTGCCGGTTTGGAGACAAGTGCAGGTTCAGGCATGAACTCCAAGGCAAAGAGAGGTCTGAGGCTGGTTCCTCAAACCCGCAGGGCCCGAGCCAGCCGGGCTTCACCAGCTACTCTCCTCCTGAGTACGAACTGGAGGTCCGCTTCCCCAAAGGAAACCGCTACCCTCACCAGGCGCCGATCGTGGCCTTCAGCACGAATGATGAGTCTGTCGGGGCCGCCGGGAGGCTCAGCGTCACGGAGAGATTATTCAGAGAGGCGTTGGCCGCAGCAAAGTCCAGCGAACCTGTTGTTTACACTCTGATAACCATGTGTGAGGATGAGGTGTGCATGAAAGAACTGTTGGCTGTCAGTCACCATAAATACAGCACACTGCCACCTGTAGTTGTAGCTCCTCCACCCTCTGTGGCAGCAGCAAAGAGTAAGAGCgtgaggagcagcagctccGAGGAGGGCAGGACTAACAGCACCACCAGCAGCAGTAATTACTCCAACAGCAGGAAGGCCGCCAACAGCCAGAGAACCGCAGATC TGAAAGAGACATTAGAGGCAGAGGAGCTGGATGAGAGAGAAGACGACCCGGAGGTTGAGGCTGTTCCAGTGGAGAGCGAGAGCTACGTCAACCTGAGGAAGAAGATGGTGAACAAGCACAACCAGAAGATGGACAACCTTCTGCAAGAAAACGGCAAGCTGTGCCGAGAGTTCCGGCGAAAACAG TCATCCAGACGCTTCAGATCCATGCTGGAGCAGAGGAGGAACCTGCCCGCGTGGAAAGAAAAGGAGAACATCTTAGATGTGTTGGACAGCTCGCAGGTGCTGGTGATCAGTGGGATGACTGG GTGTGGTAAGACCACTCAGATCCCTCAGTTCATTCTGGATGACTCTCTGAGCGGGCCGGCGGAGCAGGTGGCCAACATCATCTGCACGCAGCCTCGTCGTATCTCTGCCATCTCCGTGAGCCAGAGGGTGGCGCAGGAGCGCGCCGAGAGTCTGGGCAACTCGGTGGGATACCAGATCCGCCTGGAGAGCGTCAGG TCGTCAGCCACCAGGCTGCTGTACTGCACCACAGGCGTTCTGCTCAGGAGACTGGAGGGCGAAGCCGACCTCAGAGGCGTCACGCACGTCATCGTGGACGAGGTGCACGAGCGGACAGAAGAGAG TGACTTCCTGCTGCTGGTGCTTAAGGACTTAACTGTTCAAAGGCCAGACCTGAAGATCATCCTGATGAGTGCCACTCTCAATGCCAACCTCTTCTCTGAGTATTTCTGCAACTGTCCCACTGTCCACATACCAG GACGCACCTTCCCCGTCGACCAGCTTTTTCTTGAAGATGCAATCGCTAAAACCAA CTTTGTGCTTGAGGACGGCAGCCCTTACACGCGCTCAGGGACCTCCGGTGGGTGGGGCAACAAAGGGGGGCAGAGGGACGCGGTGGATGACCTGGGGGACGACGTCTGGAACTACATGTGTTTCTCTAAGAAGGACTTTGTGAAAGACTCGATCCCAGACCAGCAGCTGAACCTGCAGGAACTCACAGTCAGATACAAAG ATACTAAGAAGTCTGTGCTTAAGACCATTGCTGCCATGGATCTGGACAAGATCAACATGGACCTGGTTGAGAGCCTGCTGGAGTGGATCGTAGATGGAAAGCACAACTACCCACCAG GTGCGGTGCTGGTGTTCATGCCGGGCCTCGCTGAGATTAAGATGCTCTACGAGCAGCTGCAGTCCAACAGGATGTTCAACAACAGAGGCGCCTccag GTGCACGGTGTACCCGCTCCACTCCACCTTATCCAACGAGGAGCAGCAGGCCGTGTTCAGCCGGCCTCCGCAGGGTGTCACAAAGATCATCATCTCCACCAACATCGCTGAGACCTCGGTTACCATCGACGACGTGGTGTATGTCATCGACTCCGGCAAGATGAAGGAGAAGAG gtATGACGCGACTAAGAGCATGGAGAGCCTGGAGGACTCGTGGGTTTCTCGGGCCAACGCCGTGCAGAGGAAAGGTCGAGCGGGTCGCGTGGCCTCGGGCGTCTGCTTCCACCTCTTCACCAGCCACTGCTTCCAGCACCAGCTGGCCGAGCAGCAGCTTCCCGAGATCCAGAGAGTTCCTCTGGAGCAGCTCTGCCTCCG AATCAAGATCCTGGACGTGTTTGCCGAGCAGCCGCTGGAGCGGGTCTTCTCTCGGCTCATCGAGCCGCCGGCCATGGAGAGCCTGGACGCCGCCAAGCAGCGCCTTCAGGACCTGGGAGCTCTGACTGCGGACGAGAAGCTGACCCCGCTGGGCTACCACCTGGCCTGCCTGCCCGTGGACGTGCGCATCGGAAAGCTCATGCTCTTCGGCGCCATCTTCCGCTGCCTCGACCCGGCGCTCACCATCGCTGCCAGCCTGGCCTTCAAATCCCCGTTT GTGTCTCCGTGGGACAAGCGAGAGGAAGCCAACGAGAAGAAACTTGGCTTTGCAGTTGCCAATAGTGACCATCTGGCTCTGTGTCAGGCGTATAAG GGATGGTGCAACGCCGCAAAGAACGGCAACCAGGCCAGCTTCTACTACTGCAGGGAGAACTTCCTGTCGTGGCGAGGTTTACAG GAGATCGCCAGCCTGAAGAGACAGTTTGCTGAGCTGCTCTCTGACATCGGCTTCATCAAGGAGGGGCTGAGGGCCAGGATCATCGAGCGCATGTCCTCAAAGGGCACAGATGGCGTTTTGGAGGCTACTGGTCCtgag GCAAACCTCAACTCCGGAAACATCCGGCTGATGTCCGCCATGCTGTGTGCTGCTCTGTATCCCAATGTGGTCCAG GTTCATGCTCCTCAGGGGAACTACAAGCTGACCAGCAAAGGAGCCATGAAGATGCAGCCCAAAGCCAACGAGCTCCGCTACGTGACCAAGAACGATGGCTGCGTGCACGTGCACCCGTCGTCCGTCAACTACACG GTGCGCCACTACGACAGCCCCTACCTGGTTTACCACGAGAAGGTGAAAACCAGCCGCGTGTTCATCAGAGACTGCAGCATGGTGTCCGTCTACCCGCTGGTTCTGTTCGGGGGCGGTCAGGTCAACGTGGAGCTGCACAAAGGCCAGTTCGTCATCTCCCTGGACGACGGATGGATCCGATTCGCTGCCGCCTCGCATCAG GTGGCTGAGCTGGTGAAGGAGCTGCGCTGGGAGCTGGATCAGCTCCTGGAGGATAAGATCCGAAGCCCGAGCATGGACCTGTGCAGCTGCCCACGCGGCTCCCGCATCATCCACATGATCGTCCACCTCGTCACCACCCAGTAA
- the smkr1 gene encoding small lysine-rich protein 1, translating to MMPNKSRKSGSHKKTRTPKKPKKKSSSAKCTESEVDAFSPAARENLYYISHNAAHCLEFRGFGWPKPAKKKKKKGTKRKKK from the exons ATGATG CCAAACAAATCCAGAAAATCAGGATCCCACAAGAAGACTCGGACGCCAAAAAAACCCAAGAAGAAGTCCTCCAGTGCCAAATGTACCGAGAGTGAGGTGGACGCCTTCAGCCCTGCAGCCAGGGAGAACCTCtactacatttcccacaatgcagcaCACTGCTTGGAGTTCAGAGGCTTTGGGTGGCCAAAACCGgccaagaaaaagaagaaaaagggaaCCAAACGGAAGAAAAAGTAG
- the stmp1 gene encoding short transmembrane mitochondrial protein 1 — protein MLQFLAGFTLGNVVGMYLAQNYEVPNIAKKIEAFKKDVEAKKKPPE, from the exons ATGTTGCAGTTCCTG GCTGGCTTCACCTTGGGAAATGTTGTGGGAATGTACCTCGCACAAAACTACGAA GTTCCCAACATAGCCAAGAAAATTGAGGCCTTTAAGAAGGACGTGGAGGCCAAGAAGAAACCCCCGGAGTGA
- the LOC142385150 gene encoding dynamin-1-like protein isoform X2: protein MTLAPSRDTDPLYRFGSAEKPGAMEALIPVVNKLQDVFNTVGADVIQLPQIAVVGTQSSGKSSVLESLVGRDLLPRGTGVVTRRPLILQLVHVEPGDSRKHEDGDREGEEWGKFLHTKNKIYSDFDEIRQEIENETERISGNNKGISDEPIHLKIFSPNVVNLTLVDLPGITKVPVGDQPKDIEIQIRDLILKHISNPNCIILAVTAANTDMATSEALKVAREVDPDGRRTLAVVTKLDLMDAGTDAMDVLMGRVIPVKLGLIGVVNRSQLDINNKKSVVDAIRDEHAFLQKKYPSLANRNGTKYLARTLNRLLMHHIRDCLPELKTRINVLAAQYQSLLSSYGEPVEDQSATLLQLITKFATEYCNTIEGTAKYIETAELCGGARICYIFHETFGRTLESVDPLGGLSTIDILTAIRNATGPRPSLFVPEISFELLVKKQVKRLEEPSLRCVELVHEEMQRIIQHCSNYSTQELQRFPKLHEAIVEVVTSLLRKRLPITNEMVHNLVAIELAYINTKHPDFADACGVMNNNIEEQRRNRMRELPAAGPRDKAPAAGPPGEQEGTGTWRGMLKKGEDTPGSGPGSPLKGAVNLLDVPVPVARKLSSREQRDCEVIERLIKSYFLIVRKNIQDSVPKAVMHFLVNHVKDSLQSELVGQLYKSGLLNDLLTESEDMAQRRKEAADMLQALQRASQVIAEIRETHLW, encoded by the exons ATGACTTTGGCTCCATCACGAGACACAGACCCTCTTTATCGTTTCGGTTCAGCTGAGAAACCAGGAGCAATGGAGGCTCTTATCCCCGTCGTGAACAAGCTCCAGGATGTGTTCAACACCGTGGGCGCGGATGTCATCCAGCTCCCGCAGATAGCAGTGGTGGGAACTCAg AGCAGTGGCAAGAGCTCTGTGCTTGAGAGCCTGGTGGGCAGGGACCTGCTCCCTCGTGGCACCGGCGTGGTAACCAGGCGACCTCTCATCCTCCAGCTGGTCCACGTTGAACCCGGAGACTCCAGGAAGCACGAGGATGGCG ACAGAGAGGGTGAAGAGTGGGGAAAGTTTCTTCACACTAAGAATAAG atCTACTCAGATTTTGACGAAATCAGGCAGGAAATTGAAAACGAAACGGAGCGTATATCTGGGAATAACAAG GGAATCAGCGATGAGCCCATTCATCTGAAGATCTTCTCCCCTAATGTTGTCAACCTCACACTGGTGGATCTGCCGGGGATCACTAAG GTGCCTGTGGGGGATCAGCCGAAGGACATCGAGATTCAGATAAGAGATCTAATCCTGAAGCACATCTCCAACCCTAACTGCATCATCCTGGCTGTCACGGCCGCCAACACAGACATGGCCACCTCGGAGGCCCTCAAGGTGGCCCGGGAGGTCGACCCTGACG GCAGGAGGACGCTGGCTGTGGTGACAAAGCTGGACCTGATGGACGCTGGGACGGATGCTATGGATGTGCTGATGGGCAgagttatccctgtcaagctgGGCCTCATCGGAGTAGTTAACAG GAGCCAGCTGGACATCAACAATAAAAAGTCGGTGGTTGACGCCATCCGTGACGAGCACGCGTTCCTGCAGAAGAAGTATCCGTCCCTGGCCAACAGAAATGGAACCAAATACCTGGCCAGGACCCTCAACAG GTTGCTGATGCATCACATCCGAGACTGCCTCCCTGAGCTGAAGACACGGATCAACGTCCTGGCGGCTCAGTACCAGTCCCTGCTCAGCAGCTACGGCGAGCCCGTGGAGGACCAGAGCGCCACCTTGCTCCAGCTCATCACTAAATTTGCGACCGAATACTGCAACACCATCGAGGGCACGGCCAAATACATCGAGACGGCAGAGCT GTGTGGTGGAGCCAGAATCTGTTATATATTCCACGAGACTTTTGGCAGAACGTTGGAGTCTGTGGATCCGCTGGGAGGACTCAGCACCATAGACATCCTAACGGCCATACGGAACGCAACA GGCCCGCGCCCCTCCCTGTTCGTGCCCGAGATTTCCTTCGAGCTGCTGGTGAAGAAGCAGGTGAAGCGCCTGGAGGAGCCCAGTCTGCGCTGCGTGGAGCTGGTGCACGAGGAGATGCAGAGGATCATCCAGCACTGCAGCAACTACAGCACACAG GAGCTGCAGAGATTCCCTAAGCTGCACGAGGCCATTGTTGAAGTGGTCACCTCCctcctgaggaagagactccccATCACCAACGAGATG GTGCACAACTTGGTTGCCATTGAGCTGGCCTACATCAACACGAAACATCCAGACTTTGCAGATGCCTGCGGGGTCATGAATAACAACATAGAG gagCAAAGGAGGAACCGGATGAGAGAGCTGCCTGCTGCAGGGCCCAGGGATAAG GCTCCAGCAGCAGGACCCCCGGGTGAGCAGGAGGGGACGGGGACCTGGAGGGGGATGCTGAAGAAAGGGGAGGACACCCCGGGCTCTGGCCCCGGAAGCCCGCTCAAAGGAGCCGTCAACCTGCTGGATGTG CCTGTCCCGGTTGCCAGGAAACTGTCGTCACGCGAGCAGCGGGACTGCGAGGTCATCGAGCGCCTCATCAAGTCGTACTTCCTCATCGTTCGCAAGAACATCCAGGACAG CGTGCCAAAGGCAGTGATGCACTTCCTGGTCAACCATGTGAAGGACAGCCTCCAGAGCGAGCTCGTTGGCCAGCTGTACAAGTCGGGGCTCCTCAATGATCTGCTGACTGAGTCGGAGGACATGGCCCAGCGGCGCAAGGAGGCCGCCGACATGCTGCAG GCGTTACAGAGAGCCAGTCAGGTGATCGCTGAGATAAGAGAAACGCACCTGTGGTGA
- the LOC142385150 gene encoding dynamin-1-like protein isoform X1: MTLAPSRDTDPLYRFGSAEKPGAMEALIPVVNKLQDVFNTVGADVIQLPQIAVVGTQSSGKSSVLESLVGRDLLPRGTGVVTRRPLILQLVHVEPGDSRKHEDGDREGEEWGKFLHTKNKIYSDFDEIRQEIENETERISGNNKGISDEPIHLKIFSPNVVNLTLVDLPGITKVPVGDQPKDIEIQIRDLILKHISNPNCIILAVTAANTDMATSEALKVAREVDPDGRRTLAVVTKLDLMDAGTDAMDVLMGRVIPVKLGLIGVVNRSQLDINNKKSVVDAIRDEHAFLQKKYPSLANRNGTKYLARTLNRLLMHHIRDCLPELKTRINVLAAQYQSLLSSYGEPVEDQSATLLQLITKFATEYCNTIEGTAKYIETAELCGGARICYIFHETFGRTLESVDPLGGLSTIDILTAIRNATGPRPSLFVPEISFELLVKKQVKRLEEPSLRCVELVHEEMQRIIQHCSNYSTQELQRFPKLHEAIVEVVTSLLRKRLPITNEMVHNLVAIELAYINTKHPDFADACGVMNNNIEEQRRNRMRELPAAGPRDKPVGRGPAGPAGPAAVSGEPSASGADMDSAKAPAAGPPGEQEGTGTWRGMLKKGEDTPGSGPGSPLKGAVNLLDVPVPVARKLSSREQRDCEVIERLIKSYFLIVRKNIQDSVPKAVMHFLVNHVKDSLQSELVGQLYKSGLLNDLLTESEDMAQRRKEAADMLQALQRASQVIAEIRETHLW; encoded by the exons ATGACTTTGGCTCCATCACGAGACACAGACCCTCTTTATCGTTTCGGTTCAGCTGAGAAACCAGGAGCAATGGAGGCTCTTATCCCCGTCGTGAACAAGCTCCAGGATGTGTTCAACACCGTGGGCGCGGATGTCATCCAGCTCCCGCAGATAGCAGTGGTGGGAACTCAg AGCAGTGGCAAGAGCTCTGTGCTTGAGAGCCTGGTGGGCAGGGACCTGCTCCCTCGTGGCACCGGCGTGGTAACCAGGCGACCTCTCATCCTCCAGCTGGTCCACGTTGAACCCGGAGACTCCAGGAAGCACGAGGATGGCG ACAGAGAGGGTGAAGAGTGGGGAAAGTTTCTTCACACTAAGAATAAG atCTACTCAGATTTTGACGAAATCAGGCAGGAAATTGAAAACGAAACGGAGCGTATATCTGGGAATAACAAG GGAATCAGCGATGAGCCCATTCATCTGAAGATCTTCTCCCCTAATGTTGTCAACCTCACACTGGTGGATCTGCCGGGGATCACTAAG GTGCCTGTGGGGGATCAGCCGAAGGACATCGAGATTCAGATAAGAGATCTAATCCTGAAGCACATCTCCAACCCTAACTGCATCATCCTGGCTGTCACGGCCGCCAACACAGACATGGCCACCTCGGAGGCCCTCAAGGTGGCCCGGGAGGTCGACCCTGACG GCAGGAGGACGCTGGCTGTGGTGACAAAGCTGGACCTGATGGACGCTGGGACGGATGCTATGGATGTGCTGATGGGCAgagttatccctgtcaagctgGGCCTCATCGGAGTAGTTAACAG GAGCCAGCTGGACATCAACAATAAAAAGTCGGTGGTTGACGCCATCCGTGACGAGCACGCGTTCCTGCAGAAGAAGTATCCGTCCCTGGCCAACAGAAATGGAACCAAATACCTGGCCAGGACCCTCAACAG GTTGCTGATGCATCACATCCGAGACTGCCTCCCTGAGCTGAAGACACGGATCAACGTCCTGGCGGCTCAGTACCAGTCCCTGCTCAGCAGCTACGGCGAGCCCGTGGAGGACCAGAGCGCCACCTTGCTCCAGCTCATCACTAAATTTGCGACCGAATACTGCAACACCATCGAGGGCACGGCCAAATACATCGAGACGGCAGAGCT GTGTGGTGGAGCCAGAATCTGTTATATATTCCACGAGACTTTTGGCAGAACGTTGGAGTCTGTGGATCCGCTGGGAGGACTCAGCACCATAGACATCCTAACGGCCATACGGAACGCAACA GGCCCGCGCCCCTCCCTGTTCGTGCCCGAGATTTCCTTCGAGCTGCTGGTGAAGAAGCAGGTGAAGCGCCTGGAGGAGCCCAGTCTGCGCTGCGTGGAGCTGGTGCACGAGGAGATGCAGAGGATCATCCAGCACTGCAGCAACTACAGCACACAG GAGCTGCAGAGATTCCCTAAGCTGCACGAGGCCATTGTTGAAGTGGTCACCTCCctcctgaggaagagactccccATCACCAACGAGATG GTGCACAACTTGGTTGCCATTGAGCTGGCCTACATCAACACGAAACATCCAGACTTTGCAGATGCCTGCGGGGTCATGAATAACAACATAGAG gagCAAAGGAGGAACCGGATGAGAGAGCTGCCTGCTGCAGGGCCCAGGGATAAG CCTGTTGGCAGAGGCCCGGCTGGCCCGGCTGGCCCAGCTGCGGTTTCTGGCGAGCCCTCTGCGTCTGGAGCAGACATGGACAGTGCCAAG GCTCCAGCAGCAGGACCCCCGGGTGAGCAGGAGGGGACGGGGACCTGGAGGGGGATGCTGAAGAAAGGGGAGGACACCCCGGGCTCTGGCCCCGGAAGCCCGCTCAAAGGAGCCGTCAACCTGCTGGATGTG CCTGTCCCGGTTGCCAGGAAACTGTCGTCACGCGAGCAGCGGGACTGCGAGGTCATCGAGCGCCTCATCAAGTCGTACTTCCTCATCGTTCGCAAGAACATCCAGGACAG CGTGCCAAAGGCAGTGATGCACTTCCTGGTCAACCATGTGAAGGACAGCCTCCAGAGCGAGCTCGTTGGCCAGCTGTACAAGTCGGGGCTCCTCAATGATCTGCTGACTGAGTCGGAGGACATGGCCCAGCGGCGCAAGGAGGCCGCCGACATGCTGCAG GCGTTACAGAGAGCCAGTCAGGTGATCGCTGAGATAAGAGAAACGCACCTGTGGTGA